TCCCGTTGCTACCCGCTCGCAGGTGCAACCATAAAACATTGGTTTAGTTGAAGGAACAGCTAATTTTGAGGCGAGGTGGCGGCTCAGGGCTGCAGGATATCACGCAGGCCCTCCAGCCAGCGGTCAAGGTCACCATCACCGAAGGGGGCAGCGGGCATTTTGCCCCACACCGGGGCCGGCCAGGCGGGGTCGCCGTGGAAGCGCGCGATGACATGCACATGCAGCTGCGGCACCATGTTGCCAAGGGCCGCGACATTGATCTTGTCGGCTGAAAAGGCTGTCTTCAAGCGACTGGAAACGAAGGATATTTCATCCATCAGTGTGTCGCGGTCCGTGGCTTCCAGCTCGAAAATCTCGGTGATATTGTCGCGGTCCGGCACAAGGATCAGCCAGGGGTAATTGGCGTCCTTCATGAGGAGAACGTGCGAGAGCGCCAGCCGGCAAACCGGCACCGTATCGGCGACAAGCTGTGGGTGCAGCGCTGCCATTTCAGGCCGCCGTCTTTTCGTTAAACTGGCAAAGATCGATCACCGGGCAGGCTGCGCAATCGGGTTTTCGGGCCTTGCAGATGTAACGACCATGCAGAATCAGCCAGTGATGGGCGTGCCGCGCGAAGGGGGCAGGGATCGCCTGCATCAGCTTTTTCTCAACGGCGAGGGGTGTTTTGCCCGGCGCCATGCCGGTACGGTTGGCAACGCGGAAAATGTGGGTATCCACCGCACAAGTGGGCTCGCCGAACGCGATGTTCAGGACAACATTCGCCGTCTTGCGGCCGACGCCAGCAAGGCTTTCCAGCGCTTCGCGGTCACGTGGGACTTCGGAGCCGTAAACATCCACGAGCCGCCTTGAGAGCAGCATCACATTCTCGGCCTTGGCGTTATAAAGCCCGATGGTCTTGATGTGTGATTTCAGGCCCTCAAGGCCGAGCGCCAGCATCTTTTCAGGCGTATCGGCCACCTTGAAAAGGGCGCGGGTCGCCTTGTTCACGCCCACATCGGTAGCCTGCGCCGACAGGACAACCGCCACCAGCAGGGTGAATTCGTTCACATACTCAAGCTCGCCCTTGGGCTCGGGGTTTTTCGCCTCGAGCCGCGCGAAAAATTCGGTGATCTCGGCGGGCTTCATCAGCCGCGCCTTCTTTGCTTTCGCCGCCACCTCTCAGCGCTCCGCGAAAGCGGTGGCAAGGGACGTACGGATCGGGCGGATCAGATATCCCATCAGGCTTTTCTCGCCGGTCTGGATATCGGCGGTCACCGTCATGCCCGGCACGATCTGGTTCGAGGCCGGGTCGGTGCCGACATAGTTCTTTTCCAGCACCACGCGGGCCTTGTAGTAGACGCTGCCGTCAGGGGCATCGAAGGTGTCGGGCGACACCCGGTCCACGCGGCCGTCGATCCCGCCGTAGCGGCCATATTTGTAACTGTCGACGCGGATCAGCACCGGCATGCCTTGTTTGATGTGGCCCACATCGCGGGTTGAAACCTTTACTTCGGCGACCAGTACATCGTGGCTCGGGACAAGGGTCAGCAGCGTGGTGCCGGGGGCGACCACGGCGCCGGCGCGGGTGGCGACGAGGCCGTTCACCCGGCCATTGAGCGAAGCGCGCACCGACAGGCGCTCGACGCGCGCTGTCAGATCCCGCAGGCTGTCTTCAGCGATGGCAAGCTCCGTACCGGCGGAAGCCGCGGCTTCAAGTGCGTCCCGGCGCAAGCCCTCGGTGGTCGCGGCTTCGTTGGAGCGCGCCTCGATCAGGCCGGCTTCGGCGCGGGCGAGCGATGTCTTGCGGGCGGCAAGCTCGCCGGCCTCACGGCCATATTCGGTTTCGGCATCGAGCACACTGCCGCGTGACCCTGTACCCCTCTTGAGGAGCGCTTGCCGCATTTCGAGCGATTCCTTGAGGGCGCGGACCTGGATCCCGAGGGCGGCGACTTCTTCGGTATAGCCGGCGACTTCGGCTTCACGGGTCAGGGTCACGGCATGGGCGGCCCCGATGCGGGCATCCTGTGTGGCCTTGGCGGCCTCATAGGCCTGCCGGGCGTCGGCCACAAGGCCGGGGAAGTCCTGGCTCCAGCGGTCGAAGCGCGGATCGCGGCCCTCGGCGAGGGCCAGCTGGCGTTCGCGCGACATGGCAAGGGCGGCCACACGGGCGCGCTGGCCGTCATAGCGGGCCTGCAGTTCGGTATCGGTGAGGCGCATCAGCACCTGGCCGATCTTCACCTCTTCGCCTTCCTGCACCATCACATCGCTGACGATGCCGCCATCCTTGGTCTGTACCGGCAGGGTCAGCATCGAGGGCAGCACTTCGCCCGGGGCCACAGCCTTCTCCGCGAAAGTCGAGAGGCTGGCCCACAGAAGGAAAACGGCCACAAGACCTGCCATCACCCGAACAGCGATGGTGAGGGCAGCTGGCGGGTTGGTTTCCTCCAGAAGCACCGAGCGCGA
The Gimibacter soli DNA segment above includes these coding regions:
- a CDS encoding HIT domain-containing protein, coding for MAALHPQLVADTVPVCRLALSHVLLMKDANYPWLILVPDRDNITEIFELEATDRDTLMDEISFVSSRLKTAFSADKINVAALGNMVPQLHVHVIARFHGDPAWPAPVWGKMPAAPFGDGDLDRWLEGLRDILQP
- the nth gene encoding endonuclease III → MKPAEITEFFARLEAKNPEPKGELEYVNEFTLLVAVVLSAQATDVGVNKATRALFKVADTPEKMLALGLEGLKSHIKTIGLYNAKAENVMLLSRRLVDVYGSEVPRDREALESLAGVGRKTANVVLNIAFGEPTCAVDTHIFRVANRTGMAPGKTPLAVEKKLMQAIPAPFARHAHHWLILHGRYICKARKPDCAACPVIDLCQFNEKTAA
- a CDS encoding HlyD family type I secretion periplasmic adaptor subunit, translating into MVRKPKDSVVATETAGAAVAARANVPARTIAWTSTEVAAAITREDAKLLSRSVLLEETNPPAALTIAVRVMAGLVAVFLLWASLSTFAEKAVAPGEVLPSMLTLPVQTKDGGIVSDVMVQEGEEVKIGQVLMRLTDTELQARYDGQRARVAALAMSRERQLALAEGRDPRFDRWSQDFPGLVADARQAYEAAKATQDARIGAAHAVTLTREAEVAGYTEEVAALGIQVRALKESLEMRQALLKRGTGSRGSVLDAETEYGREAGELAARKTSLARAEAGLIEARSNEAATTEGLRRDALEAAASAGTELAIAEDSLRDLTARVERLSVRASLNGRVNGLVATRAGAVVAPGTTLLTLVPSHDVLVAEVKVSTRDVGHIKQGMPVLIRVDSYKYGRYGGIDGRVDRVSPDTFDAPDGSVYYKARVVLEKNYVGTDPASNQIVPGMTVTADIQTGEKSLMGYLIRPIRTSLATAFAER